The following is a genomic window from Artemia franciscana chromosome 4, ASM3288406v1, whole genome shotgun sequence.
CTTAGGTAATCTTGGTCAGCATATGGGATTACCGCTCGATTACCTACGAAGAGCAGCAACGGAAGGACCATTAGTTAAAGGTAAATTAAACTCTCATTATGTTATAATGTTATGTTTTCCGACAAAACATAACAagtcttttaaatatttttttggtttgtaatggagctctttatttttttttttaattaattaattaaattttcttgCGTGTTAAAGTGTTACTTAATTGCTTCTTGTGCTTTTTTCTTTCGAAAATTATCAATATCATATATCACTCGTAACGGacaataaaactataaaactttTACATCAATAATGCATTAATATTGTACTGAGAAAAATCTTGAAAGAAGATGaatctataaaaaataacaaaagaaaacagtGTTGTTCATATGTATCTCTGAACGTTTTAGACTTcctaaaattatatttcaaatccAACTTCTTCGCCTTTCACACTATTacagatttttcaattttttttaagcataatttCGGTGAGAATTTTGAGTTAATTGAAACATCTCAGTCATTTGTGTATGTAATAGTCGCTTTATTCGCCAACTCTAAGTTGCCAAAGCTATCAAAATGTATTATCtcagaaaatattagttttgCTCATTTAAATAATCATCAAAGTAAGGCATTTCTGTAGTTTATGTTGCAGTTGGTAAACGGAAATCCACTAGACAAGGTTTCTGAGGCTACGTGTTTAGCCCCAGAGAAATTTGCACAATTGTTCGCAGATCACAATCTAGTTTTGTTAAATCAAGCTTAAAGCGAGAGCCTTGTAATCCGGagctttaaaatgaaataaaccaaatttcattgacaAAGGGGACTACTTATTCCATGATTAAGTAATTTAGGGAGATTTGATAGATAATGTTCGTGAGTTGAGGCAAAATCCTTTGTCATTGAAGCTTCCTACAAGGGAAGGGAGAAAGGGGCGTGCAAATAAACATGACACTGTTCTCGTTAGATATTTCAGGCCCCACCCTTCAAATAATGTCTGCTGCCTTATCTCATTTCTCAAAATATGTCTTGGTCttgttaattttacttgtatGTGCTCTAGCAAAGTTTTAAACTATACAATTATTGATTAAGGACAAATATGAGTTTTAATACAAGGCAACTCAAGCCAGACATTTGCCTACcccttaaacaaaaatatatacataccaaaactaatattccaaaaaaaaaacagttccaaagcaaattccttttttggctttcCCCTCTGCCAGAAACATTTTAGAACCTTGTCACCTTtccgcacaaaaaaaaaaaaaaaaaaaaaaaaaaaaaaaaaaaaaaaaaaaaaaaaaaaaaaaaaaaaaaaaaaaaaaaaaaaaatctaaagcaCAAGTTTTTACATACGTTCGATTATCAACTACTTCAGCAGTTTCTTGTTGCTGCTGCTGACGGTTCCGTAGATTTCCGtaaatttttttgtacattaaTAACACTACATTTGTAATTGAAACATGGACGCtgtaataaatttttgtaaagtGCAAGCAAATATCTGGACTCtaagaggggagggggtcaaacaGAGGAACAGTCCCTCTCTTATTTGGGGCAATTTGCTCTTTTGTGTTTTAACTTTACTCTTCACCTTTATTTGAataatacttgtttttttattatttaattttgcttcgtttcttctttttacacAAATAGTTAATGTTTCTCTCATAGATGCGAACTGTTAATCTCATTCATGAAGGCCCACCGTTCACTTTCAACGCTATATTGTCAATTTGGCTTTACTGGAGACAGGAAATAATCTCAACagggttttttatttatttagtgtttCAATGCCAAGAACTGCAATAGGAAATACTGTTTAAAAACACACAGTTAAATCGAATCTATCTTCCATTTCACGCTGCAAACAAATGGTCGTCAACCTATAGTTTACTTAATCCTCTAGCCTTTAAAAGATTAAACATATATTAAAGAGGGAAAAAACTGCACTAAGAGAAATTTCCCATAGTGAGATTTGAAGCCGCCCttgtaaagttgaaaaaatggcagaaaaaaagGCAGCCAAGTCGGATACAATGGGCTAAAAGCTAATTAAaatttactctaaagttttgaATGAGCTCAttaggaaaatacaaaaattacgTTAAGATAATGTGTTTTCAATGCTATTTAGTGACTGAAGCAGGAATCTGAAGGGGGCAGGGTTATTTTTACTATATAGATACGTATGTATGTATCTGCAACCCACAAACAAGTAAAACTTCAGCCAAACCATGGACgatgtggggggagggggtaggttATGACCTCTTCTGGATTTGCCACTAATCTTACCGTACGTTGCAGGGAGCAGTACAAAAATAATGTCAGATAATGTGACTTAATAATTAGGTTATTGCTGTTGCTCAAATTGTTCAATAAAGATTCTTGGGCAGGAAAAGAACCCCGAGAAAAATTGGAGCTGTATCGACCGTGAGCCAGCGTTTCTCCGCATAAATTATCCCAGAAATTTACCCTCCGCGGAAAATTCCTCCAGGGAATTTTGCATTGACAACAACAATCCTTGAGAGTGTGAACAAGAGTAAGACCTTTGTAAGGAGCTGAAGTTgcgaaaagaagaaacaccatTGTCTATAGCTTAAAATAGGCTGAAAATGATGAATAAAGTAAATTCGTTTTTGTCTAGAAAACTCAGGCAcctctctggaaaaaaaatctttcgttCTAATTTTTGAATCCCCAGGGGAAATGCTAGAGTAGCCCCAAACCATTTATTGCGGACACCCTTTGCGGATGTAACGAAAAACTAACATTTTGGACAactctatgacttttatatgaaaatagaaGCAAATGAAACTGATTTGTTTACActgatttgtaaaaaaaaaacgattggttaaatgttttattttgcacGATTCGAATTTTGTATCCCCGAGGGAAAAAACTGTTTACCCCAAATCCTTTACTGCGGACAAACTTCGCTGGTATATGAGAAAGTAAATTTTGcacacctctttgacttctatTTGAAAATAGAAGCATCATTTTtgccaaatatatattttctattttttgtaaacaaaaatctttggtaaaaatgatttaataaaCACAATTCGTGTTCTTTTGGCaaacaaaagaggaaaaatttggcTCAGTGATGTGAACctacaaaattgaatttttcataGTTAAGTCCAAGATTTTTCCAATCTGACCCTGTTGAATCTTTCGTCGACTCGTATTTCCAGAATTGTTTCAGTATTCCAGGTATTTAGGCTTCACTGTACTTGTTTTTCGTATATTTTCtgactattttttttcctttttagctaCATCTGGACTTCCTTCAATTTCAGACAGCCTTCGAGGAGATATTCTTTTAAGTGGCTCACTGTCTCAGCAACTACCCCATAGTCCACAAATGGCGAATTTACAACAACTATCAGCCCCAGCCCTATTGCCGTATGCTCGACCTCAAGCAGGACTACCTTTTCTTTCACTATTACAAAGTATGAACGCAGTAAACAGTGATCCGTACAGCAGGTCCCGAGCTATGTTTCCTTACGCGAATATTCAGAGCAGCTCTGAGTCGCTGCTGCCAGCTCGATGTTCATTACAACCTGAAAATAAATCACCAAATGAGAGAAATCAGTCAAGACCAGGTTCAGAACAGTCTTTAACAGAATCGCCGCGGGCTACATCGACGGCAGCACTGACAGTACATGTACGATCACAATCATTAAGTAGCCCAGAAAGAACACTTTCTAGGTCAGATTCGGAACCTGAAGTTAAATCGGCCTTTCAACATGTTAAACCTAAGACAATTCAGTGTGAAATTTCTAGTCCAAATCCAGATAGTGATATTAAGTCAACTCCTAACGAGGTAAATTCGAACCACAAAGCTGTTTGGAGACCGTATTGAAAGTTACTGTATATTGTGTTGTTTGCTACATTATACCTCAAATTGCCAACTTAGAGCATGTTCAGACGAGTACCATAACCAACCTCTAGCCAATAATTGGAGGGACGCATGTAGGGGGGAGAACCTTAGGGCCACCCCCATCAGCCAAGTTTCTTAgcgatttttattgaaattgtctataatatttagtttttcttattattggacgcctccccaaaaaaaaacaaacaatgaaagcCAAAACACACTTTACGTGCGGTATAAATTGTAACAAGAAATAATTCATAATGCTTCATTATGATGTAATTATCTGGTCATAATCGAGCATTATTTCATAGTGGAAAACGACACTTGCCGGGACCTAGGCTTATGTTATAAAGCCTACACTACTGGCTACATTAAACTGGCTTATGATTATTCTTTACGAGCGATATCACAGATTCTAAAATTTACCACCacttaaaaaaatacagtaTTACTCTTCAACTCCCTTTTCCAAATCCGGGAGGGGCGAGAAGTTCAATTTTGTAATCTGTCTTGTTATTTGTTGCTTACAAAGTTTGGTGCAAGATTAGGTTACTAAATTAGTACCACATGGGCTAGTAAAAGTCAAATTTGGCTAGCAAATCTTTTGAAAATCAACCTGTTCATCACTGGTGGTAATTCGAGGGCAGGGGTATTTGCTTTCTCTGGATTTTTTGTCCCCCCTTGAATTCAAATAAtagcttttttggttttaccattaaaaaataccatatttgGGCATTTTCATTGgggagaaactttttttaatgccccacctagattttgaaaatatattttgcccctTCTCAACATTATTATAATTTGCTACCACTGCTGATCattattataaaagtaaaagcGATAGGTTTATGTACTCTCCTAGGTCAAGTGATCTCAGATTGCACCATAATGAAATCCGATAGAAGTTTTCGCCCATTTTTGTGTAACAATTGCAT
Proteins encoded in this region:
- the LOC136026443 gene encoding segmentation protein Runt-like, whose protein sequence is MDTMMVQDRLPPNHYDYMPDHTGELVQTGSPSILCTSLPNHWRSNKSLPIAFRVVALGDVEDGTIVCVRAGNDDNYCGELRNYTAVMKNQVAKFSDLRFIGRSGRGKSFSLSIIISTTPVQVCTYNKAIKVTVDGPREPRTKSRHPPPFGSFPFFPSPWLDPTYLSLNFNMSLGNLGQHMGLPLDYLRRAATEGPLVKATSGLPSISDSLRGDILLSGSLSQQLPHSPQMANLQQLSAPALLPYARPQAGLPFLSLLQSMNAVNSDPYSRSRAMFPYANIQSSSESLLPARCSLQPENKSPNERNQSRPGSEQSLTESPRATSTAALTVHVRSQSLSSPERTLSRSDSEPEVKSAFQHVKPKTIQCEISSPNPDSDIKSTPNEVNSNHKAVWRPY